TCCAGAAGTTCAGGCGGCATGCTTGCGGCGGCAATGACTCCAAGCCCTCCCGCATTGCTCACAGCCGCGGCGAGGTCCGCATCAGCCACCCATGCCATTCCGCCCTGGATCACAGGGTATTTTATTTTTAAAAGTTGCGTAACACGGTTGTGTTCAAACATTTTATCTTCCCTCTATGCCTGGTAAAGCAGGGCTCCGAGAGTCATGCCTGCGCCAAAGGCAACGAAGCACACTTTGTCTCCGTCCTTTATCCTGCCGGACCCCATAGCCTCGTGAAGCGTTATCATCAGCGATGCCGCGGACGTGTTGCCATACTCGGGGAGGTTTATGAGCGTCTTTTCCTGTGATACGTTAAGCCTCTTGAAAACTCCGTCGATTATCCTCGTATTGGCCTGGTGGAAGATCCAGAAGTCGATCTCTTCCGGCGTCAGACCCGAATCCTGGCAGAATCCCTTTATGAATTTAGGCATTACTGTATTTACAAACTTGAAGACCTCGTTGCCCTTCATCTTAACGATCGGCATGATATGGTCTTCATCGCTTTCAAGCCTTATCATCTCGTGTCCGGTGCCGTCGGCCAGCAGCCGGGTGGATGTAAACCCGCCATCACCCTCGGCAGCTCCCACCACACATGCCCCGGCACCATCACCAAAGAGGATGCAGGTCCCCCTGTCTGTCCAGTCTATTATGTCTCTGAAAACCTCAGCACCGATAACAAGGACTTTGTCCCATATCCCGCTCGATATTCCTGATGCCGCCACTGAAAGTGCGGTGAGGCTTCCCGTGCATCCGGCCTGGATGTCTATCGCTCCGGCATTAACAGCCCCAATCATTCCCTGGACCTTGCAGGAGACGCTCGGAAATACCGTGTCGGGCGAATTTGTCCCGACAAGGACCATGTCCAGCTGATCTGCCGTCAATCCTGCATCCTCAAGGGCAAGTACCGCAGCCCTGTATGCAAGGTCGCTGCATTTTTCTCCTTCAACGGCAAAGTGTCTCTTGCTTATGCCGGTCCTCTCGACGATCCACTGGTCGTTGGTCTCGACGATTTTTTCGAAATCCTTGTTCGTCATGATTTTTTCCGGGATATATTTGCTGGTCCCCAGTATTTTTGTTTTCCTGCCCGTGTATTTGATCATTCTGCACCACCCCTGGCTATTTCTTCTCTGATCCTTCCAACTCCGTTATGTTCTACAAAATTCGCCGCGCTCAGTATGGCATATGATATTGCCTTTCTCTTGGAACGGCCGTGTACCTTTATGACCGTACCGTTCACGCCAAGCACGGGAGATCCGCCGGCTTTTTCCCAGTCAAACCTTCCAAGCACCCTTTTCATGGCTGGCCACATAAAGAGGAGCCCTACCTTGGGCAGCAGATGGTTGACATACTCTTCCTTGAACTGGTTCTTAAGCAGTTCACCAAGGCCTTCCCCGAATTTAATGACAACGTTGCCGGTAAAGCCGTCGCAGACGATAACGTCAGATACGCCGTTCGGTATGTCGTTCGCCTCGGCAAATCCCTGGTAATTCAGATCACTGTTCTCTATCAGCTGTCTTGCAGCAGATATGACATCGTCTCCCTTTGTAAGCTCCTCTCCCATGTTGAGCAGCCTTACAGAGGGGTTTTCAACATTCCTGAACAGCTTCATGTAAATGGACCCCATCTGTGCAAACTGAAAAAGGTTTATTGGTTTGCATCTGACGGTACCCCCCACATCCATCAGGAGGGTAGGCCTGTTAAGCACAGGGAGCATTGCACCAAGTCCGGGCCTGTCAATGCCGGGTATGCGTCCGAGGAGGATCACTCCCCCGGCGGCTATTGCTCCCGTGTTGCCTGATGATACTATGCCGGCTGCCTCTCCGGACCTTACCATTTCAAACCCTATTACAAGGCTTGAATTCTTTTTTCTTCTTATGGAGATCGAGGGAGAGTCTCCCCCGTTTATCACTTCATCCGCCGGAACTATGTTCAGCCTGGAGCGGACGTTTTTTTCTGCCTTTTCAATAATTGGTTTTATTTTTTCGCTGTCACCTATCAGCGCAACGGAAAGGTGCGGCTGTTCGCGGCAGGCAAGTATCGCTCCGTTGCACGGCTCTAACGGAGCATGGTCCCCTCCCATTGCATCAAGTGCTATCAGCATCTCTTTTCCCCCATCTATGCCAGTTCTTCAGAATTTTTTGCAACTACTACGAATCTTCCGACGAATACTTCCCTGTCAGCAACACGCGTATGAACACTGACAACGTATTTGTCACCTTTGTGGGTCCCCACTTTTGACCTGGCAAATATCCTTTCACCTACAAAAGCCGCGCGCCGGTACCTTAGCCTTGCAGAGCCGACCACGACCATTTCCCTGTCTATGGTTGCGATAGCAAGAGTCGCAGCCTGGGCGTATATATAGTAATCACCAACAAGATTGGTATGCCTGAACGCCATGTCCCTGGTCGTGTTCAGGACAGAGAGGGCCCACCCATCGGGCTCAAGTTCAATAAGTTCGCCTACGACTTCTTCAGCTCTTAAAGATTTGAGCCTGCTTGTTGCCTGCTCGGCCATGGTACGCATCCTCTCCCTCAGCTCAGGAATGGAGAGGATCCCGCGGTCAAGACGCACGGTACTCATACTCACTCCAAGGGAGACGGCTATCTCTTCGTCAGTCATGAGTGGGTTGGTCGATATGAGCTCTATCAGCTGTTTGTGCCTCTGCTTCTTAAGTTCTGAGCGCATTAAGGCATCTCCCGGCAAAAGTAATTGTTAGCAGGTCATAACACCAGACAAGATATTACAGAAATTGAAAGTTGTCAATAACAAATCACGGGTACAACATTTTTTTAAAGGCACGGTAAGCCAATGGCCATCAGCCTTACCATGACTTATGACAAGGGGCCATAATATAAGATCCGGAGCAAAAGGGATGACCCTTTGCTCCGGATCTTTCAGATTTCGTTCCATTAATCCTTAGCGGCTGCAGAGGCTTCTGAAACCTTTATAACCTGGCGTCCCTTGTAGTAACCGCATGCAGGGCAGGCTTTGTATGTTTCTATCATCTCGCCGCAATGGGTGCAGGCCGTGAGACTTGGTCCTGAAAGAGCACCTAGCCACTGTGCCTTGCGGTTGTGTGTACGTGAGTGGGATACTCGCCTTTTTGGAGTTGCCATAATTTGTTCCCCCCTTAAATCTTCAGCGAAAATGTCGCCTGTGCAATTCTATCACTTTTTTACTTTTTATGCAGTCAGTTATTTTCCCGGTCTTTCTGCACTAAAGATCTGAGTACTTCAAAGCGCGGATCGCCCTCGTCATCAGTACAGGAGCATGACGACTTATTGAGATCGGCTCCGCATTTGGGACAGAGTCCCCTGCACTCCTGCGAGCAGACAGGTGCGGACGGAAGAAGCGTTATCAGGACCTCCCAGATCAGAGGGCCAAGGTCTATCTCATCCTCCCATGAGTCAAGGATCATGACCTCTTCGTCTCCGTCTGCTTCAAAATCCGGTTCGGCTCTTTTGTCCTCTTCTTTGTCCAGTGAGAAAAGATACCTTAATTCTCCCTCAATTGCAACCCCCGCAGGTTCAAGACATCTTGAACATGGTACATTCAACCTTCCGGATACCGATATGGAGGTGATTATCCGGCCTTCCGTCCTGTAAGCCTCAACTTTGACCTCAAGGGGGCCCTCCACGGAGTAAAGCTGTCCCCAATAACTGATCTTCCTGTCAGCCGAAACAAAAAAACTTTCCGTAAAAGGAGTGCCGTCCTTCGGGACAGCCGGGATGACAAGCCTGTGATGCCAGCTGTTGGGCGCGGCTTCGATATGCTCAGCCATTATTCTCCGGTCATCTGGCCTCGCAGCAGCGTTTGGTATCCCTTGCAATGACCATTTCCTCGTCTGTCGGAACGACCATTACCGCTACCCTTGAATCCGGGGTGCTGAAAATGACCTCTTTCCCGCGGACCTTGTTCTTCGCGGGGTCGATCTTCACTCCCATGAATTCCAAGCCCCTGCAAACCTCTTCACGGAACGAAACTCCGTTTTCCCCTATGCCTGCAGTGAAGACCAGTACATCTATTCCGCCCATCGCGGCAGCATAAGAACCGATATACTTCTTGACATGGTAGATGAGCATTTCCTGCGCAAGCTTAGCGCGTTCGTCACCCTTCTCAGCGGCTTCCTCAACATCGCGGAGGTCGCTTGATATGCCGGAGACGCCCTGAAGGCCGCTCTTTTTGTGGACTATGTCGCTTACCGTCTTTACGTCACCATGCTTCTCCATCAGGTAGAGCATTACCGACGGGTCCAGATTTCCGCTGCGTGTCCCCATAAGAACTCCTTCAGCCGTACCGTAGCCGAGGCTCGTATCTACCGATTGTCCGCCGTCAACAGCAGTGATGGAGCTTCCGTTTCCGAGGTGACATGTAACTGTCTTGAGTTCCTCAACCGGCCTTCCCAGTATCTCGGCTGCCCTGTTGGCTACGTAGTAATGGCTGGTGCCGTGGAAGCCATAGCGGCGCACCCTGTCTTCCTCGTAATAGCTGTAAGGAATGCCGTATGTAAAGGCCTTCGGGGGCATTGACTGATGGAAGGCTGTGTCAAAGACGACTACGTTCGGTGTCCCCGGGAGGACTTCCATGAGAGCACGGACACCCTGAAGGTTCGCCGGGTTGTGGAGTGGCGCAAGATGGATAACTTCTTCTATTGCCTTGATGACTTCGGGTGTGACAAGCACTGACGACGTGA
Above is a window of Synergistaceae bacterium DZ-S4 DNA encoding:
- a CDS encoding acetate kinase, with amino-acid sequence MKILVLNCGSSSFKYQLIDMDGEAVLAKGLVERIGIDGSKIKHTKTGKDPVSREVDFPNHTVAIKYVLEMLIDPEHGVIKDLSELSAAGHRMVHGGEKFTSSVLVTPEVIKAIEEVIHLAPLHNPANLQGVRALMEVLPGTPNVVVFDTAFHQSMPPKAFTYGIPYSYYEEDRVRRYGFHGTSHYYVANRAAEILGRPVEELKTVTCHLGNGSSITAVDGGQSVDTSLGYGTAEGVLMGTRSGNLDPSVMLYLMEKHGDVKTVSDIVHKKSGLQGVSGISSDLRDVEEAAEKGDERAKLAQEMLIYHVKKYIGSYAAAMGGIDVLVFTAGIGENGVSFREEVCRGLEFMGVKIDPAKNKVRGKEVIFSTPDSRVAVMVVPTDEEMVIARDTKRCCEAR
- the fapR gene encoding transcription factor FapR; translated protein: MRSELKKQRHKQLIELISTNPLMTDEEIAVSLGVSMSTVRLDRGILSIPELRERMRTMAEQATSRLKSLRAEEVVGELIELEPDGWALSVLNTTRDMAFRHTNLVGDYYIYAQAATLAIATIDREMVVVGSARLRYRRAAFVGERIFARSKVGTHKGDKYVVSVHTRVADREVFVGRFVVVAKNSEELA
- the rpmF gene encoding 50S ribosomal protein L32; this encodes MATPKRRVSHSRTHNRKAQWLGALSGPSLTACTHCGEMIETYKACPACGYYKGRQVIKVSEASAAAKD
- a CDS encoding ketoacyl-ACP synthase III, yielding MIKYTGRKTKILGTSKYIPEKIMTNKDFEKIVETNDQWIVERTGISKRHFAVEGEKCSDLAYRAAVLALEDAGLTADQLDMVLVGTNSPDTVFPSVSCKVQGMIGAVNAGAIDIQAGCTGSLTALSVAASGISSGIWDKVLVIGAEVFRDIIDWTDRGTCILFGDGAGACVVGAAEGDGGFTSTRLLADGTGHEMIRLESDEDHIMPIVKMKGNEVFKFVNTVMPKFIKGFCQDSGLTPEEIDFWIFHQANTRIIDGVFKRLNVSQEKTLINLPEYGNTSAASLMITLHEAMGSGRIKDGDKVCFVAFGAGMTLGALLYQA
- the plsX gene encoding phosphate acyltransferase PlsX, whose protein sequence is MLIALDAMGGDHAPLEPCNGAILACREQPHLSVALIGDSEKIKPIIEKAEKNVRSRLNIVPADEVINGGDSPSISIRRKKNSSLVIGFEMVRSGEAAGIVSSGNTGAIAAGGVILLGRIPGIDRPGLGAMLPVLNRPTLLMDVGGTVRCKPINLFQFAQMGSIYMKLFRNVENPSVRLLNMGEELTKGDDVISAARQLIENSDLNYQGFAEANDIPNGVSDVIVCDGFTGNVVIKFGEGLGELLKNQFKEEYVNHLLPKVGLLFMWPAMKRVLGRFDWEKAGGSPVLGVNGTVIKVHGRSKRKAISYAILSAANFVEHNGVGRIREEIARGGAE
- a CDS encoding DUF177 domain-containing protein, whose amino-acid sequence is MQGIPNAAARPDDRRIMAEHIEAAPNSWHHRLVIPAVPKDGTPFTESFFVSADRKISYWGQLYSVEGPLEVKVEAYRTEGRIITSISVSGRLNVPCSRCLEPAGVAIEGELRYLFSLDKEEDKRAEPDFEADGDEEVMILDSWEDEIDLGPLIWEVLITLLPSAPVCSQECRGLCPKCGADLNKSSCSCTDDEGDPRFEVLRSLVQKDRENN